In the Bacillota bacterium genome, AATCGAAGCATGGCGCGTGTTTCGACTGAGGTGACGATTCATGCCGCAGGTGCTTTCTCTGGGTGAGCTTCTGGTGGAGGTGATGCGCCCCGCTGTGGATCAGCCCCTGGATGAACCGGGGCAATTTGTGGGACCATACCCCAGCGGCGCACCGGCGATTTTTATCGATGCAGTAGCGCGATTAGGCGTTTCGTGTGGCTTCCTGGGCGTGGTGGGGGACGACCCGTTCGGCAGGTGCATTCTGCGTCGGCTGAGAGCAGATGGTGTGGATGTGCGCCACATACGCACGGTCGCACACCGGACGACCGGCATCGCTTTTGTTTGCTACCGTTCAGACGGCTCGAGGCAGTTTCTGTTTCATCTACCCCAGTCTGCCGCGGCTTTGTTAAGCCCCGAAGACGTGCGGGATGAATACCTGCACGGTGTGAAGGCGCTGCATGTCACCGGCTCGGCATTAAGCATCAGCGACTGCGCCCGGGAGGCCTGTCATCGAGCGGTAAATCTCGCCAAGCAGCACGGGGCGATAGTCAGCTTTGACCCGAATGTCCGACCGGAACTGCTGGGACTAGAGGCGGTTCGGGAGTTGTGCGAGCCGGTGCTGCGGGCTTGCGATGTGCTTTTGCCAAGCGGCGGCGAAGCAACCATGCTGACGGGCGATGCCGATGAGGAAAAGGCATGTCGTCATCTCGTGGAGAGGGGCATCCCGATTGTGGTGCTGAAGCGTGGTGCACAGGGGTGCGTGGTGTTCACCGATAACGAGCAGGTGCATATTCCTGCCTTCCCTGTGACGGAGGTAGATCCCACAGGAGCAGGTGATGCTTTCGCCGGCGGCTTCGTGGTTGCGATGCTGAGGGGGATGTCAGTGACAGAGGCGGCTCGATTCGCCAGCGCCATTGGAGCACTGGCAGTCACCAGGCAGGGACCCATGGAAGGGTTACCCACCCTTGCGGAGGTAGAGGCGTTCTTGTCGGCGATGTAGGGGGAACGGAAAGGGATGTATCTGAAAGAGGCTCTGGAGTCCTGTCGACAGCGTGGAGCGGCTATTCTGGCGACGAACTTCTATAATGCGGAGACCTTGCTGGCGGTGTTGCGCGCCGCCCGCGAGATGCGCTCAGTGTTGATTCTGCAAACATCACCCGCTACGCTAAGCTACCTCGGACTGGAAACGGCTGTGGCAATGGCTCGCGCCGCCAGTCGTGAGATGGGTGTCACAGCATGGTTGCACCTGGACCACGCGCGCGACCCAGACCTGGTGCGCCGGTGTATAGAGACCGGATACGACTCGGTCATGATCGATGCCAGCGAGAAGGATTTTGATACCAATGTGCGTCTTACCAGGGAAGTAGTTGCGCTGGCGCGTCCGCGAGGTGCTCTGGTGGAAGCCGAGCTGGGATATGTGCCGAAGGTGGGAGAACGTGAGGCACAGGAGTTGGACATGACTGCGCCCGAACAGGCGAAACGCTTTGTGCAAGAGACGGGCGTGGACCTGCTGGCGGTGGCCATCGGCAATGCGCACGGGTTCTACAAACGGCAGCCCCAGCTGGACATCGGGCGGTTGAAAGCCATTCGGGAGAGCGTGGATGCGTTTCTGGTGCTGCACGGCGCCTCAGGCATTCCGGACGACCAGTGGCGCGAGGCGGTGCGAAACGGCATTGTGAAGGTGAACTTCGCCACCGAAATCAAAGACGCCTTTATGGCTTACCTGCGCGAGGCTATCGTCCGCTCGGACAGTATCGATATCCGGCAGGTTTTTCCACCTGCCATGCAGGCGGTGACCGCGCTGGTGAAGGGCAAGTTGCACCTGTGCGGATGGCAGGATTCCGGCATTACCCCGGCAAACCAAAGCAAAAACGGTCTTTGAGATGGAAACAGAGCATCTGCCTCTTTGCCCGCGAACCACTGCCGTCATCCGTCGTTCCGCGCTGGCTCATAACATCGAGTGGCTCCGTAAGCATCTCCCGCCGGGCACGCGCATCATGGCGGTGGTGAAAGCCAACGCATACGGACATGGAGCTGCGCTCCTTGCTCCAGTGCTACAGCAGTTTGGTGTGGACGCCTTTGGTGTGGCGGCAACGGCAGAGGCAAGCGGACTGCGCGATGCGGGCATCACCGCACCGATTTACCTGCTCAGCCCGGTGCTGCCCGAGGAGGTGGAGGCGGTCCTTTCAACGCAGGTTGTCTGTCTGGTGCAAGATGTGGACTTCGTGCGTCGTCTCTCGCAAGAGGCTTGCAGGCGCGGGCAGAATCTGGAGGTTCACCTGAAGGTAGACGT is a window encoding:
- a CDS encoding sugar kinase; translation: MPQVLSLGELLVEVMRPAVDQPLDEPGQFVGPYPSGAPAIFIDAVARLGVSCGFLGVVGDDPFGRCILRRLRADGVDVRHIRTVAHRTTGIAFVCYRSDGSRQFLFHLPQSAAALLSPEDVRDEYLHGVKALHVTGSALSISDCAREACHRAVNLAKQHGAIVSFDPNVRPELLGLEAVRELCEPVLRACDVLLPSGGEATMLTGDADEEKACRHLVERGIPIVVLKRGAQGCVVFTDNEQVHIPAFPVTEVDPTGAGDAFAGGFVVAMLRGMSVTEAARFASAIGALAVTRQGPMEGLPTLAEVEAFLSAM
- a CDS encoding class II fructose-bisphosphate aldolase, which produces MYLKEALESCRQRGAAILATNFYNAETLLAVLRAAREMRSVLILQTSPATLSYLGLETAVAMARAASREMGVTAWLHLDHARDPDLVRRCIETGYDSVMIDASEKDFDTNVRLTREVVALARPRGALVEAELGYVPKVGEREAQELDMTAPEQAKRFVQETGVDLLAVAIGNAHGFYKRQPQLDIGRLKAIRESVDAFLVLHGASGIPDDQWREAVRNGIVKVNFATEIKDAFMAYLREAIVRSDSIDIRQVFPPAMQAVTALVKGKLHLCGWQDSGITPANQSKNGL